The following proteins come from a genomic window of Corynebacterium hansenii:
- a CDS encoding DUF3817 domain-containing protein has product MHPNRQKRVRTALKAFSITAYITGVMLLVLVAEMIYKYVIMPEGQEAPSWFFFVAQAHGFAYMAFLIAIVNLGTKARWSPGKWIITALGGVVPFLSFIVERKRRDEVEAEFNLA; this is encoded by the coding sequence ATTCACCCCAACCGCCAGAAGCGGGTCCGGACCGCGCTGAAGGCGTTTTCCATCACCGCGTACATCACCGGCGTGATGCTGCTGGTGCTGGTGGCGGAGATGATCTACAAGTACGTGATCATGCCGGAGGGCCAGGAGGCCCCGTCGTGGTTCTTCTTCGTGGCGCAGGCGCATGGTTTCGCGTACATGGCGTTCCTCATCGCGATCGTGAACCTGGGCACGAAGGCCCGGTGGTCGCCGGGCAAGTGGATCATCACGGCGTTGGGCGGCGTGGTGCCGTTCCTGTCGTTCATCGTGGAGCGCAAGCGCCGCGACGAGGTCGAGGCCGAGTTCAACTTGGCCTAG
- a CDS encoding inorganic phosphate transporter encodes MSTKTAIQMEPTGVKRGGDLPWHLAFGALLGITLIVFILWSRGYVGGTDNIIILVTAIIFAVFMAFNIGGNDVANSFGTSVGAGTLTMKQALIVAAIFEVSGAVLAGGEVTDTVRSGIVDLGSINLLPMDFVFIMMASLLGAALWLLVATRMGWPVSTTHSIVGGIVGGALSLGFVTGTGGWEMVQWDQIGQIAISWVLSPVLGGLVAWLLFRAIKDNILVYNERADQSLRRLKTRRAEVRNEQKRAFERLDELQRISYTNAMVRDAEIVSTHDYTPDDLESDYYRKLEELNQEAEKVHAHKALETWVPLLASFGSVVIGSMMLFKGLSNLELNLSALGNGLILAMIAAVVWMSVFIFAKTLKKHALSKSTFLLFSWMQVFTASAFAFSHGSNDIANAIGPFVAVLDVLKTNQINSESAVPMAVMVAMGVALISGLWFIGRYVIQTVGHGLTEMHPASGFSAELAAAGVVMGASLLGLPVSSTHILIGAVLGVGIVNKAANWNLMKPIATAWVITLPAAAAISAVGVLVLRAVFG; translated from the coding sequence ATGTCGACCAAAACCGCAATTCAAATGGAGCCCACCGGCGTCAAGCGCGGTGGGGACCTCCCCTGGCACCTGGCCTTCGGTGCGCTGCTGGGCATCACCCTCATCGTCTTCATCCTGTGGTCCCGCGGCTACGTCGGGGGCACCGACAACATCATCATCCTGGTCACCGCGATCATCTTCGCGGTGTTCATGGCCTTCAACATCGGCGGCAACGACGTCGCGAACTCCTTCGGCACGTCCGTCGGCGCCGGCACGCTGACCATGAAGCAGGCGCTCATCGTCGCCGCGATCTTCGAGGTCTCCGGCGCCGTCCTCGCCGGCGGCGAAGTCACCGACACCGTCCGCTCCGGCATCGTCGACCTCGGCTCCATCAACCTGCTGCCCATGGACTTCGTGTTCATCATGATGGCCTCGCTGCTCGGCGCGGCGCTGTGGCTGCTCGTCGCCACCCGCATGGGCTGGCCCGTGTCGACGACGCACTCGATCGTCGGCGGCATCGTCGGCGGCGCGCTGTCCCTCGGCTTCGTCACCGGCACCGGCGGCTGGGAAATGGTCCAGTGGGACCAGATCGGCCAGATCGCCATTTCCTGGGTGCTGTCGCCGGTCCTCGGCGGCCTGGTCGCCTGGCTGCTGTTCCGGGCGATCAAGGACAACATCCTGGTGTACAACGAGCGCGCCGACCAGTCGCTGCGCCGGCTGAAGACCCGGCGCGCCGAGGTGCGCAACGAGCAGAAGCGCGCCTTCGAGCGCCTCGACGAGCTCCAGCGCATCTCCTACACCAACGCCATGGTCCGCGACGCCGAGATCGTGTCCACGCACGACTACACCCCGGATGACCTGGAGTCTGACTACTACCGCAAGCTCGAGGAGCTCAACCAGGAGGCCGAGAAGGTCCACGCGCACAAGGCGCTGGAGACCTGGGTGCCGCTGCTGGCCTCCTTCGGTTCGGTGGTCATCGGTTCGATGATGCTGTTCAAGGGGCTGTCGAACCTGGAGCTCAACCTCAGCGCCCTGGGCAACGGCCTCATCCTCGCGATGATCGCCGCCGTGGTGTGGATGTCCGTGTTCATCTTCGCCAAGACCCTGAAGAAGCACGCGCTGTCCAAGTCGACCTTCCTGTTGTTCAGCTGGATGCAGGTGTTCACCGCCTCGGCGTTCGCGTTTTCGCACGGCTCGAATGACATCGCCAACGCCATCGGCCCGTTCGTGGCGGTGCTCGACGTGCTGAAGACCAACCAGATCAACAGCGAATCCGCCGTCCCGATGGCCGTGATGGTGGCCATGGGCGTCGCGCTGATCTCCGGCCTGTGGTTCATCGGCCGCTACGTCATCCAGACAGTCGGCCACGGCCTGACCGAGATGCACCCGGCCTCCGGCTTCTCCGCCGAACTCGCCGCCGCGGGCGTCGTCATGGGCGCTTCGCTGCTGGGCCTGCCGGTGTCGTCGACGCACATCCTCATCGGCGCCGTCCTCGGCGTCGGCATCGTGAACAAGGCCGCCAACTGGAACCTGATGAAGCCCATCGCCACCGCCTGGGTCATCACGCTCCCCGCGGCCGCCGCGATCTCGGCCGTCGGCGTGCTCGTCCTGCGCGCCGTGTTCGGCTGA
- a CDS encoding type I polyketide synthase has translation MSQRLGGGEKFALSFSGQGYPWLETLTTCAAAGVDGRVRELVAKAEERLAPIADRLAGQRPDGFTPFEWAEKAGAARAAESSPVADADALDADAQKKAQKKAPVSVAGLPDLSAPAVSVPGILISQIAVLDLLAAQGVDVSAHVAAIGHSQGVLGVDAVRNPDRAADVVALAEIIGVTVARQGRVTGMTSRPAPGNGAASHPMMIVSGVRPDLVTPHLAGHAVVGLRNGRTMCVVVGTPADLRATEANLERAAAKDAAELSAKKRGGAPFAPTCSPLPVGAGFHHPDMAAGVEETIELAAAAGIDEAFARPIAEHVLTAVIDWPADVASAVEAGADWIIEVGPGAGVAPLTRELLAGTGVGVVTAAVDQGQAELFEPGSAPAAPQSWDAHAPRLVTRDGRARVETKFTEATGRSPIILGGMTPTTVDPAIVAAAANAGFWAELAGGGQVTPEIFNRNVSRLHELLDEGASAQFNTMFLDPYLWGMHIGSRRLVQRAVAAGRPIDGVTVSAGIPEVDEAVALVRELRAGGIPHVSFKPGTVKQIKSVLAIADALAADDELSDVPVIIQVEGGRAGGHHSWEELDDLLTATYADIRARGNAVLAVGGGIGRPEQAAEYLLGRWSEKHGYPAMPVDAIIIGTAAMAAKESTASAGVKKMLVDTKGTDAWVPAGGAEEGMASGRSQLGADIHEIDNAAARAGRLLDEVANDADAVAARRDEIIAAIDGTAKPYFGDVAEMTYREVLDRYLELAAPEGEFLDPSWAARFDVILDRFEARLADADSGEFESVRTGSSVGEGAASGSATVALLAEAYDLDVRLHPADAEHFLSEACRTPGKPVNFVPVIDAEVRRWWRSDSLWQAHDERYDADGVCIIPGTAAVAGITAADVPVAEILGSFEEAAADELAASAPAADESVAPVARVLANPVIRWAGRQQANPALQLGARASWELSDDARSAEQPDTGATLATEGDDVAVLTVPLEGSGGDHELTLRFDVSGPAGTVPVISVDDAAASMRALTAIAAGGTLPEIKDGIAEWESVWTTAAAADHGAVTGSGARTAPDALVGHAWPAIFAAVADATTESGVPVVEGMLALVHLEHHVRLVTAADADNAAAAGPSLLADGTRLAITAHADDVADTEMGRVVVVRAEIRDASADAGEDGEGNLVATLSERFAIRGRNGDTPAQVNTVPLPTVTDTPRSHRATVTVTAPRTLVPFATVSGDRNPIHVDDRAAMLAGLPGVIVHGMWLSAAAEHAAIAGASAGLGDRITEFTSTMLSPVLPGQEVTFTVERRGIDSRPGNGEVREVMATVDGEPVLSATAVIAAPTTFYAFPGQGIQSKGMGLAARNNSAAARAVWDEADAVTREKLGFSVLAIVRDNPTEVTVNGRRFHHPEGVLNLTQFTQVSMATLGLAQAAELREAGVLDEDAYFAGHSVGEYNALAAFAGVLDAAAVLEVVYHRGLTMHSLVPRDENGRSNYGLAALRPDKCGVAESDVEEFVAGVAKQSGEFLEVVNHNLAGKQYAVAGTVAGLKALQAAANEAAPDGKAYVRIPGIDVPFHSAVLRDGVDEFRGHLDRLLPDEVDPEALVGRYIPNLTATQFALTEQFVREMAEVAESKVLDEILADFGAAAANPGRLARTLLVELLAWQFCSPVRWIETQDLVLGALGASRIIEVGVGTAPTIANLAARTAALPRHADRDVTVWNVERDRDLVFARDEVRPEADEAEVEANDADAAAVEETSSPAEPLQKPAAADAAPAPVATSAERPADIALTPADAVEVLIALWTKVRPDQIGAADSIETLVDGVSSRRNQLLLDLGAEFGLGAIDGAADADMPSLKDKIGGMVRGWTPWGPVLSEALADGLRRVTGPAGARANHVADRVRDTWQLGDGWVEATVAEVVLGSRDGSSLRGGDLGHLAPNPPSSTNELNQLIDSAVQAVGSNRGVAVTMPAAGGGAGGVVDSAALGAFAEQVTGSGGVLAVAARTILEQLGHEITGAVDFDADDADDKLLDLVTAELGSDWPRLVTPSFDADRAVLIDDRWATSREDLARMWAASSDEDLAAATPKTISASAAPQAKFWAGRATAAGRTDLAAAYEQLAANATKPGEGARASDVAVVTGGSPGSIAAAVIGGLLSDGATVVATTSSLNPGRLAFYKELYRTHAIDGAALWVVPANLTSYQDLDAVVDWVGNEQTATVGGGSVVTKPAMSPTLLFPFAAPRVMGSLADAGPAAEMQMRLLLWSVERLVAGLSQIGADTDVAHRLHVVLPGSPNRGRFGGDGAYGESKAALDAVVTRWNAEEIWGSRTSLVHAHIGWVRGTGLMGGNDPLVDAVEAKGVRTYATEEMAELLLEQATPEARAKAAEQPITIDLTGGLGDVDLNMSKLAEEAAAAAEKDGEGEDGGVAKPRSIRALPGLRKPLDRTAPDFSGVKVAPEDMIVIVGAGELGPYGSSRTRFEAEIGEISGAGIVELAWTMGLISYDGGWLDADGQPIDEEDIVERYRDEVTARVGVRRYGDDGDLVDNSMTELTTVYLERDLSFPVRDKAAAITFVESDPENTTARPDEESGEWIVTRLAGTAVQVPRRMAMSRYVGGQIPEGFDPSVYGIPAEMCENLDRVSLWNIVCTVDAFLSSGFTPAELLGAVHPGLVSSTQGTGIGAMESLRSLYIDGILGLPRASDVLQEALPNVIAAHVMQSYVGGYGQMVHPVAACATAAVSVEEGLDKIQLGKADFVVAGGFDDLSTEGITGFGDMNATADSATMDAKGIDRRFFSRPNDRRRGGFVESQGGGTVLLARGSVARDLGLPVLGVVAFAESFADGAHTSIPAPGLGALGAARGGTGSRLARALAKHGVAADEVSILSKHDTSTNANDPNESELHERVADALGRDESNPLFVVSQKSLTGHAKGGAAAFQMIGLTQVLRTGVLPANRSLDCVDPELAKHGRLVWPTKPIEMGGALPMKAGFVTSLGFGHVSALVAIVHPEAFHAAVAAENGAGAADEWRAAADEREAAGLRRIDEAIYGGEGLFERPEGRRLGDGGAYGDTAALEKAVILNPDARLVDGVLSDEPAQ, from the coding sequence CTGTCCCAGCGGCTGGGCGGGGGCGAGAAGTTCGCCCTCAGCTTCTCCGGGCAGGGCTACCCCTGGCTCGAGACCCTGACCACCTGCGCCGCCGCCGGCGTCGACGGTCGCGTCCGCGAGCTCGTGGCGAAGGCGGAGGAGCGCCTCGCGCCGATCGCCGACCGGCTCGCCGGCCAGCGCCCCGACGGCTTCACCCCCTTCGAATGGGCCGAGAAGGCCGGCGCCGCCCGCGCCGCCGAGTCCAGCCCCGTCGCCGACGCCGACGCGCTCGACGCCGACGCCCAGAAGAAGGCACAGAAGAAGGCCCCGGTCTCCGTCGCCGGCCTGCCCGACCTGAGCGCCCCCGCCGTCTCCGTGCCGGGCATCCTCATCTCGCAGATCGCCGTGCTCGACCTGCTCGCCGCCCAGGGCGTCGACGTGTCCGCCCATGTCGCGGCCATCGGCCACTCCCAGGGCGTCCTCGGCGTCGACGCCGTGCGGAACCCGGACCGCGCCGCCGACGTCGTCGCGCTCGCCGAGATCATCGGCGTCACCGTCGCCCGCCAGGGCCGCGTCACCGGCATGACCTCCCGCCCCGCGCCCGGCAACGGCGCCGCGTCGCACCCGATGATGATCGTCTCGGGCGTCCGCCCCGACCTGGTCACCCCGCACCTCGCCGGCCATGCCGTCGTCGGCCTGCGCAACGGCCGCACCATGTGCGTCGTCGTCGGCACCCCCGCCGACCTCCGCGCCACCGAGGCCAACCTGGAGCGCGCCGCGGCGAAGGACGCCGCCGAGCTGAGCGCAAAGAAGCGCGGCGGCGCGCCGTTCGCCCCGACCTGCTCCCCGCTGCCCGTCGGTGCCGGCTTCCACCACCCGGACATGGCCGCCGGCGTGGAGGAGACCATCGAGCTCGCCGCCGCCGCGGGCATCGACGAGGCCTTCGCCCGCCCGATCGCCGAGCACGTGCTCACCGCCGTCATCGACTGGCCCGCCGACGTCGCCTCCGCCGTCGAGGCCGGCGCCGACTGGATCATCGAGGTCGGCCCCGGCGCCGGCGTGGCGCCGCTGACCCGCGAGCTGCTCGCCGGCACCGGCGTCGGCGTCGTCACCGCCGCCGTCGACCAGGGCCAGGCCGAGCTGTTCGAGCCGGGCTCCGCCCCCGCCGCCCCGCAGTCGTGGGACGCCCACGCCCCGCGCCTGGTCACCCGCGACGGCCGCGCCCGCGTGGAGACCAAGTTCACCGAGGCCACCGGCCGCTCGCCGATCATCCTGGGCGGCATGACGCCGACCACCGTCGACCCGGCGATCGTCGCCGCCGCGGCCAACGCCGGCTTCTGGGCCGAGCTGGCCGGCGGCGGGCAGGTCACCCCGGAGATCTTCAACCGGAACGTCTCGCGCCTGCACGAGCTCCTCGACGAGGGCGCGTCGGCGCAGTTCAACACCATGTTCCTGGACCCGTACCTGTGGGGCATGCACATCGGCTCGCGCCGCCTGGTGCAGCGCGCCGTGGCCGCGGGCCGTCCGATCGACGGCGTCACCGTCTCCGCCGGCATCCCCGAGGTCGACGAGGCCGTCGCCCTGGTGCGCGAGCTGCGCGCCGGGGGCATCCCGCACGTGTCCTTCAAGCCGGGCACCGTCAAGCAGATCAAGTCCGTCCTGGCCATCGCCGATGCCCTGGCCGCCGACGACGAGCTGTCGGACGTCCCGGTCATCATCCAGGTCGAGGGCGGCCGCGCCGGCGGCCACCACTCGTGGGAGGAGCTCGACGACCTCCTGACCGCCACCTACGCCGACATCCGCGCGCGCGGCAACGCCGTGCTGGCCGTCGGCGGCGGCATCGGCCGCCCGGAGCAGGCCGCCGAGTACCTGCTGGGCCGCTGGTCCGAGAAGCACGGCTACCCGGCCATGCCGGTCGACGCGATCATCATCGGCACCGCCGCGATGGCCGCCAAGGAGTCCACCGCCTCCGCCGGCGTCAAGAAGATGCTGGTCGACACCAAGGGCACCGATGCCTGGGTGCCGGCCGGCGGCGCCGAGGAGGGCATGGCCTCCGGCCGCTCGCAGCTGGGCGCCGACATCCACGAGATCGACAACGCCGCCGCCCGCGCGGGCCGCCTGCTCGACGAGGTCGCCAACGACGCCGACGCCGTCGCCGCCCGCCGCGACGAGATCATCGCCGCCATCGACGGCACCGCGAAGCCGTACTTCGGCGACGTCGCCGAGATGACCTACCGCGAGGTCCTGGACCGCTACCTCGAGCTGGCCGCGCCGGAGGGCGAGTTCCTCGACCCGTCGTGGGCCGCCCGCTTCGACGTGATCCTCGACCGTTTCGAGGCCCGCCTGGCCGACGCCGATTCCGGCGAGTTCGAGTCCGTGCGCACCGGTTCCTCGGTGGGCGAGGGCGCCGCGTCCGGTTCCGCCACCGTGGCGCTGTTGGCCGAGGCGTACGACCTCGACGTCCGCCTGCACCCGGCCGACGCCGAGCACTTCCTGTCCGAGGCGTGCCGCACGCCGGGCAAGCCCGTGAACTTCGTGCCGGTCATCGACGCCGAGGTGCGCCGCTGGTGGCGCTCCGACTCGCTGTGGCAGGCCCACGACGAGCGCTACGACGCCGACGGCGTCTGCATCATCCCGGGCACCGCCGCCGTCGCGGGCATCACCGCCGCCGACGTCCCGGTCGCCGAGATCCTCGGTTCCTTCGAGGAGGCCGCCGCCGACGAGCTGGCCGCCTCCGCCCCGGCCGCCGACGAGTCGGTCGCCCCGGTCGCGCGCGTCCTGGCCAACCCGGTCATCCGCTGGGCCGGCCGCCAGCAGGCGAACCCGGCCCTGCAGCTCGGCGCCCGCGCCTCCTGGGAGCTTTCCGACGACGCCCGTTCGGCCGAGCAGCCGGACACCGGCGCCACCCTGGCCACCGAGGGCGACGACGTCGCCGTGCTCACCGTCCCGCTGGAGGGTTCCGGCGGCGACCACGAGCTGACCCTGCGCTTCGACGTCTCCGGCCCCGCCGGCACCGTGCCGGTCATCTCCGTCGACGACGCCGCCGCCTCCATGCGCGCCCTGACCGCGATCGCCGCCGGCGGCACGCTGCCGGAGATCAAGGACGGCATCGCCGAGTGGGAGTCCGTCTGGACCACCGCCGCGGCCGCCGACCACGGCGCCGTCACCGGCTCCGGCGCCCGCACCGCACCGGACGCCCTGGTGGGCCACGCCTGGCCGGCGATCTTCGCCGCCGTCGCGGACGCCACCACCGAGTCCGGCGTCCCGGTCGTCGAAGGCATGCTCGCCCTGGTCCACCTGGAGCACCACGTGCGCCTGGTCACCGCCGCCGACGCCGACAATGCCGCGGCCGCCGGCCCGTCGCTGCTGGCCGACGGCACCCGCCTGGCCATCACCGCCCACGCCGACGACGTCGCCGACACCGAGATGGGCCGCGTCGTCGTGGTCCGCGCCGAGATCCGCGACGCCTCCGCCGACGCCGGGGAGGACGGCGAGGGCAACCTCGTGGCCACCCTGTCGGAGCGCTTCGCCATCCGCGGCCGCAACGGCGACACCCCGGCGCAGGTCAACACCGTGCCGCTGCCGACCGTCACCGACACCCCGCGCAGCCACCGCGCCACCGTCACGGTGACCGCGCCGCGCACCCTGGTGCCCTTCGCCACCGTCTCGGGCGACCGCAACCCGATCCACGTCGACGACCGCGCCGCGATGCTCGCGGGCCTGCCGGGCGTCATCGTCCACGGCATGTGGCTGTCCGCCGCCGCCGAGCACGCCGCCATCGCCGGCGCGTCCGCCGGCCTGGGCGACCGCATCACCGAGTTCACCTCCACCATGCTGTCCCCGGTCCTGCCGGGCCAGGAGGTCACCTTCACCGTCGAGCGCCGCGGCATCGATTCCCGCCCCGGCAACGGCGAGGTCCGCGAGGTCATGGCCACCGTCGACGGCGAGCCGGTGCTCTCCGCCACGGCCGTCATCGCCGCGCCGACCACCTTCTACGCCTTCCCGGGCCAGGGCATCCAGTCCAAGGGCATGGGACTGGCCGCGCGGAACAACTCCGCCGCCGCCCGCGCCGTGTGGGACGAGGCCGACGCCGTCACCCGCGAGAAGCTCGGCTTCTCCGTGCTGGCGATCGTCCGCGACAACCCGACCGAGGTCACCGTCAACGGCCGCCGCTTCCACCACCCGGAGGGCGTGCTCAACCTGACCCAATTCACGCAGGTCTCCATGGCGACGCTGGGCCTGGCCCAGGCCGCCGAGCTGCGCGAGGCCGGGGTCCTCGACGAGGACGCCTACTTCGCCGGCCACTCCGTCGGCGAGTACAACGCGCTGGCCGCCTTCGCGGGCGTGCTCGACGCCGCCGCCGTCCTGGAGGTCGTCTACCACCGCGGCCTGACCATGCACTCGCTGGTCCCGCGCGACGAAAACGGCCGCTCCAACTACGGCCTGGCCGCCCTGCGCCCGGACAAGTGCGGCGTCGCCGAATCCGACGTCGAAGAGTTCGTGGCGGGCGTCGCGAAGCAGTCCGGGGAGTTCCTGGAGGTCGTCAACCACAACCTGGCCGGCAAGCAGTACGCCGTCGCCGGCACCGTCGCCGGCCTGAAGGCCCTGCAGGCCGCCGCCAACGAGGCCGCGCCCGACGGCAAGGCCTACGTGCGCATCCCGGGCATCGACGTGCCGTTCCACTCGGCCGTCCTGCGCGACGGCGTCGACGAGTTCCGCGGCCACCTCGACCGCCTGCTGCCGGACGAGGTCGACCCGGAGGCCCTCGTCGGCCGCTACATCCCGAACCTCACCGCCACCCAGTTCGCGCTGACCGAGCAGTTCGTCCGCGAGATGGCGGAGGTCGCGGAGTCGAAGGTCCTCGACGAGATCCTCGCCGACTTCGGCGCCGCCGCCGCGAACCCGGGCCGCCTGGCCCGCACGCTGCTCGTCGAGCTGCTGGCCTGGCAGTTCTGCTCGCCGGTGCGCTGGATCGAGACGCAGGACCTGGTGCTCGGGGCCCTCGGCGCCTCGCGCATCATCGAGGTCGGCGTGGGCACCGCCCCGACCATCGCGAACCTCGCCGCCCGCACCGCCGCGCTGCCGCGCCACGCGGACCGCGACGTCACCGTCTGGAACGTCGAGCGCGACCGCGACCTGGTCTTCGCCCGCGACGAGGTCCGCCCCGAGGCGGATGAGGCCGAAGTCGAGGCCAACGACGCAGACGCAGCCGCCGTCGAGGAGACCTCCTCGCCGGCCGAGCCGCTGCAGAAGCCGGCCGCCGCCGACGCCGCGCCCGCCCCGGTCGCGACCTCCGCGGAGCGCCCGGCCGACATCGCCCTCACCCCGGCCGACGCCGTCGAGGTGCTCATCGCGCTGTGGACGAAGGTCCGCCCCGACCAGATCGGCGCCGCCGACTCCATCGAGACCCTCGTCGACGGCGTGAGCTCCCGCCGCAACCAGCTGCTGCTGGACCTCGGCGCCGAGTTCGGCCTGGGCGCCATCGACGGCGCCGCCGACGCCGACATGCCTTCCCTGAAGGACAAGATCGGCGGCATGGTCCGCGGCTGGACCCCGTGGGGCCCCGTCCTGTCCGAGGCGCTGGCCGACGGCCTGCGCCGCGTCACCGGCCCCGCCGGCGCCCGCGCCAACCACGTCGCCGACCGCGTCCGCGACACCTGGCAGCTCGGCGATGGCTGGGTGGAGGCCACCGTGGCCGAGGTCGTCCTCGGCTCCCGCGACGGCTCCTCGCTGCGCGGCGGCGACCTGGGCCACCTCGCCCCGAACCCGCCGTCGTCGACCAACGAGCTCAACCAGCTCATCGACTCCGCGGTGCAGGCCGTGGGCTCCAACCGCGGCGTCGCCGTGACCATGCCGGCCGCCGGCGGGGGCGCGGGCGGGGTCGTCGACTCCGCCGCGCTGGGCGCCTTCGCCGAGCAGGTCACCGGCTCCGGCGGCGTGCTGGCCGTGGCCGCGCGCACCATCCTGGAGCAGCTGGGCCACGAGATCACCGGCGCCGTCGACTTCGACGCCGACGACGCCGACGACAAGCTGCTGGACCTGGTCACCGCCGAGCTCGGCTCCGACTGGCCGCGCCTGGTCACCCCGTCCTTCGACGCCGACCGCGCCGTGCTCATCGACGACCGCTGGGCCACCTCCCGCGAGGACCTGGCCCGCATGTGGGCCGCCTCCTCCGACGAGGATCTGGCCGCCGCGACGCCGAAGACGATCTCCGCCTCCGCCGCGCCGCAGGCGAAGTTCTGGGCCGGCCGCGCCACCGCCGCGGGCCGCACCGACCTGGCCGCCGCGTACGAGCAGCTGGCCGCGAACGCCACGAAGCCGGGCGAGGGCGCCCGCGCCTCCGACGTCGCCGTGGTCACCGGCGGCTCGCCGGGCTCCATCGCCGCGGCCGTCATCGGCGGGCTGCTTTCCGACGGCGCCACCGTGGTCGCCACCACGTCGTCCCTCAACCCGGGCCGACTGGCGTTCTACAAGGAGCTCTACCGCACCCACGCCATCGATGGCGCGGCCCTGTGGGTCGTCCCGGCGAACCTGACCAGCTACCAGGACCTCGACGCGGTCGTCGACTGGGTCGGCAACGAGCAGACCGCCACCGTCGGCGGCGGCTCCGTGGTCACCAAGCCGGCCATGTCGCCGACGCTGCTGTTCCCGTTCGCCGCCCCGCGCGTCATGGGCTCCCTGGCCGACGCAGGCCCGGCCGCCGAGATGCAGATGCGCCTGCTCCTCTGGTCGGTCGAGCGGCTCGTCGCCGGTCTGTCGCAGATCGGCGCCGACACCGACGTCGCCCACCGCCTGCACGTGGTCCTGCCGGGCTCCCCGAACCGCGGCCGCTTCGGCGGCGACGGCGCCTACGGCGAGTCGAAGGCCGCCCTCGACGCCGTGGTGACCCGCTGGAACGCCGAGGAGATCTGGGGCTCCCGCACCTCCCTGGTCCACGCCCACATCGGCTGGGTCCGCGGCACCGGACTCATGGGCGGCAACGACCCGCTGGTCGACGCCGTCGAGGCCAAGGGCGTGCGCACCTACGCCACCGAGGAAATGGCCGAGCTCCTGCTCGAGCAGGCCACCCCGGAGGCCCGCGCCAAGGCCGCCGAGCAGCCCATCACCATCGACCTCACCGGTGGCCTGGGCGACGTCGACCTGAACATGTCGAAGCTGGCCGAGGAGGCCGCGGCCGCGGCCGAAAAGGACGGCGAAGGCGAGGACGGCGGCGTCGCAAAGCCCCGCTCCATCCGCGCCCTGCCGGGCCTGCGCAAGCCGCTCGACCGCACCGCCCCCGACTTCTCCGGGGTCAAGGTCGCGCCCGAGGACATGATCGTCATCGTCGGCGCCGGCGAGCTCGGCCCCTACGGCTCCTCGCGCACCCGCTTCGAGGCGGAGATCGGCGAGATCTCGGGCGCCGGCATCGTCGAACTGGCCTGGACCATGGGCCTGATCAGCTACGACGGCGGTTGGCTCGACGCCGACGGCCAGCCCATCGACGAAGAGGACATCGTCGAGCGCTACCGCGACGAAGTCACCGCCCGCGTCGGCGTCCGCCGCTACGGCGACGACGGCGACCTGGTGGACAATTCCATGACCGAGCTGACCACCGTCTACCTCGAGCGCGACCTGTCCTTCCCGGTCCGCGACAAGGCGGCGGCGATCACCTTCGTCGAGTCCGACCCGGAGAACACCACCGCGCGCCCCGACGAGGAGTCCGGCGAGTGGATCGTCACCCGTCTCGCCGGCACGGCCGTCCAGGTGCCGCGCCGCATGGCCATGTCCCGCTACGTCGGCGGCCAGATCCCCGAGGGCTTCGACCCGTCGGTGTACGGCATCCCGGCGGAGATGTGCGAGAACCTCGACCGCGTCTCCCTGTGGAACATCGTCTGCACCGTCGACGCCTTCCTGTCCTCCGGCTTCACCCCGGCGGAGCTGCTCGGCGCCGTCCACCCGGGCCTCGTGTCCTCCACCCAGGGCACCGGCATCGGCGCGATGGAATCGCTGCGCAGCCTGTACATCGACGGCATCCTCGGCCTGCCGCGCGCCAGCGACGTCCTGCAGGAGGCCCTGCCGAACGTCATCGCCGCGCACGTCATGCAGTCCTACGTCGGCGGCTACGGCCAGATGGTCCACCCGGTCGCGGCCTGCGCCACCGCCGCGGTGTCCGTCGAGGAGGGCCTGGACAAGATCCAGCTGGGCAAGGCCGACTTCGTCGTCGCCGGCGGCTTCGACGACCTGTCCACCGAGGGCATCACCGGCTTCGGCGACATGAACGCCACCGCCGATTCCGCCACGATGGACGCCAAGGGCATCGACCGCCGCTTCTTCTCGCGGCCGAACGACCGCCGCCGCGGCGGGTTCGTCGAGTCCCAGGGCGGCGGCACCGTGCTGCTGGCCCGCGGCTCGGTCGCCCGCGACCTGGGCCTGCCGGTGCTCGGCGTGGTCGCCTTCGCGGAGTCCTTCGCCGACGGCGCCCACACGTCGATCCCGGCCCCGGGCCTGGGTGCCCTGGGCGCGGCGCGCGGCGGCACGGGTTCGCGCCTGGCGCGGGCGCTGGCCAAGCATGGCGTGGCGGCGGACGAGGTGTCCATCCTGTCCAAGCACGACACCTCGACCAACGCCAACGACCCGAACGAGTCGGAGCTGCACGAGCGCGTCGCCGATGCGCTGGGCCGCGATGAGTCGAACCCGCTGTTCGTGGTCTCGCAGAAGTCGCTGACCGGCCACGCGAAGGGCGGCGCCGCGGCGTTCCAGATGATCGGCCTGACCCAGGTGCTGCGCACCGGCGTGCTCCCGGCGAACCGGTCCCTGGACTGCGTCGATCCGGAGCTGGCCAAGCACGGCCGTCTGGTGTGGCCGACCAAGCCGATCGAGATGGGCGGCGCGCTGCCCATGAAGGCCGGCTTCGTCACCTCCCTCGGCTTCGGCCACGTGTCCGCGCTGGTCGCGATCGTGCACCCGGAGGCGTTCCATGCGGCCGTCGCCGCGGAGAACGGTGCCGGGGCCGCCGACGAGTGGCGCGCCGCCGCCGATGAGCGCGAGGCCGCCGGCCTGCGCCGCATCGACGAGGCGATCTACGGCGGCGAGGGCCTCTTCGAGCGGCCCGAGGGCCGTCGCCTGGGCGACGGCGGTGCGTACGGCGACACCGCCGCGCTGGAGAAGGCGGTCATCCTGAACCCGGACGCGCGTCTGGTGGACGGAGTGCTTTCCGACGAGCCGGCGCAGTAG